Proteins encoded in a region of the Desulfurella sp. genome:
- a CDS encoding MFS transporter, producing MKKKINLIFIVLIIISMTFALRASNNMLFTMVPLLGKYYLNFTTWQIGILSSLFGVFPFLVSAFLNAKLKSSSRKKFFVFSAFLYFASFIMFYYSNSVNIWFLVSIAGFSLGALMPNIITAAGLCEDRLKRERIIAIYTITLSTSLIIGPIIESFLLKFVNLRESFLIFAIFPFIAFLMSFFIQFPDESKAEAEKVMVIKNPYFLAAIISILIYNIPFATLIAFGGIYAKDVFGLDISTINLYFSLFFTSSFLGRLYLVIKPPEKIFHDMIFSGILTIVGIFLMIISNSPFIFAVSLFILGFPHGFTFVLSLISLSRGFDVSQRNIANSYFFSTVNIIGTLTPLIFGYILNFINIKMLFYLLLPFAIVFLSLLVLKLKSSKFI from the coding sequence ATGAAAAAAAAGATTAATCTTATTTTTATTGTTCTTATAATAATCTCAATGACATTTGCCCTAAGGGCAAGCAATAATATGCTTTTTACGATGGTACCTTTACTTGGAAAATACTATCTAAATTTCACTACCTGGCAAATTGGTATTTTGAGTTCGCTTTTTGGTGTATTTCCATTTTTAGTTAGTGCTTTTTTAAACGCTAAACTAAAAAGCTCATCGAGAAAAAAATTTTTTGTATTTTCTGCTTTTTTGTATTTTGCAAGCTTTATAATGTTTTACTATTCAAATAGTGTAAATATATGGTTTTTAGTTAGCATTGCAGGCTTTTCACTAGGTGCATTAATGCCTAATATTATTACAGCAGCAGGCCTTTGTGAGGATAGGTTAAAAAGAGAGCGAATTATAGCTATATATACAATAACACTTAGTACTTCTTTGATTATAGGTCCTATTATAGAGTCTTTTTTGTTGAAATTTGTAAATTTAAGGGAATCATTTTTGATATTTGCAATTTTTCCTTTTATTGCTTTTTTGATGTCTTTTTTTATTCAATTTCCTGATGAGTCAAAAGCGGAAGCAGAAAAAGTAATGGTTATAAAAAACCCTTACTTTTTGGCTGCAATAATTAGTATATTGATTTACAATATACCTTTTGCAACATTAATTGCTTTTGGAGGAATTTATGCAAAAGATGTGTTTGGTTTGGATATCTCAACTATAAATCTTTACTTTAGTTTATTTTTTACATCTTCATTTTTAGGCAGGCTATATTTAGTTATAAAACCTCCAGAAAAGATTTTTCACGATATGATATTTTCGGGTATTTTAACAATTGTTGGTATCTTTTTGATGATTATTTCAAATTCTCCTTTTATTTTTGCGGTTTCGCTGTTTATACTTGGTTTTCCACACGGTTTTACATTTGTTTTATCCCTTATTAGTTTATCAAGAGGTTTTGATGTTTCTCAAAGAAACATAGCAAACAGTTACTTTTTTTCTACTGTTAATATCATTGGTACGCTTACACCGCTTATATTTGGCTATATATTAAACTTTATAAATATCAAAATGCTTTTTTACCTTTTATTACCTTTTGCTATTGTATTTTTAAGCCTCCTTGTATTAAAATTAAAATCTTCAAAATTTATTTAG